From one Brevibacterium sp. 'Marine' genomic stretch:
- a CDS encoding SURF1 family protein, with the protein MSRYSFLFSARWLKYIAMAIIVIIACVFLALWQKDRRDQREQEIATITANYSADPVDITSVLSTPDSTLGTTDEWTQVELTGEYSDSDTVLARNRTVGDEPGFYVVTPFEISGGSTIAVVRGFTAEQDSVPPAPQGEQTVVAHLRPAQDGSEDENPKGLIKAIDPARIPGMDDAYSHVYVEASPAETGGSPEEALTPLPMPELDPGNHLSYMLQWFAFGIMIIIAVVISARRERKAAAEAVEHGAAAENDMVVIDKAALDAGAKISQPGSRYGRNRWASPTVRGQAEADEDALFEERFRSQ; encoded by the coding sequence TTGAGCCGTTATTCCTTCCTCTTCTCCGCACGCTGGCTCAAATACATCGCCATGGCGATCATCGTCATCATCGCCTGCGTGTTCCTCGCCCTGTGGCAGAAGGACCGCCGCGATCAGCGCGAGCAGGAGATCGCGACGATCACCGCGAACTACTCCGCCGACCCCGTCGACATCACCTCGGTGCTCTCGACACCGGATTCCACGCTGGGCACCACCGATGAGTGGACCCAGGTGGAACTGACCGGTGAGTACTCCGACTCCGACACCGTCCTCGCGCGCAACCGCACAGTCGGAGACGAACCCGGCTTCTATGTGGTGACTCCGTTCGAGATCAGCGGCGGTTCGACGATCGCCGTCGTCCGCGGATTCACCGCCGAACAGGATTCCGTGCCGCCGGCGCCGCAGGGTGAGCAGACCGTGGTCGCTCATCTGCGTCCCGCTCAGGACGGGTCCGAGGATGAGAACCCGAAGGGCCTCATCAAAGCCATCGATCCCGCGCGCATTCCCGGAATGGATGACGCCTATTCGCATGTCTATGTCGAGGCCTCACCAGCGGAGACCGGCGGTTCCCCGGAAGAAGCACTGACCCCGCTGCCGATGCCCGAGCTCGATCCGGGCAACCACCTGTCCTATATGCTCCAGTGGTTCGCCTTCGGGATCATGATCATCATCGCCGTGGTCATCTCGGCCCGCCGTGAACGCAAGGCCGCCGCCGAGGCGGTCGAACACGGCGCTGCTGCCGAAAATGACATGGTCGTCATCGACAAAGCCGCGCTCGATGCGGGGGCGAAGATCAGCCAGCCGGGCAGCCGCTACGGCCGCAACCGCTGGGCCTCGCCCACCGTGCGCGGGCAGGCAGAAGCCGACGAGGATGCCCTGTTCGAGGAGCGCTTCCGTTCCCAGTGA
- a CDS encoding SufS family cysteine desulfurase: MFSRLRGDFPILDVRVGESPLSYLDSGATSQKPQCVIDTFVEYFQQRNAAVHRGAHSLAVEATDAFENGRIAAAGLVGGTPEQVCWTKNATEALNIVALGMDRASHGFGGDDAERFALVPGDSIVVTEMEHHANLVPWQQLAASTGAQLRWLPVTDSGELDLTDLDTIVDESTKVLAFTHVSNVLGTINPVDRLVERARAVGAYVVLDACQSVPHMPVDFVDLDVDFAAFSAHKALGPTGLGALWGKAELLDALPPVLTGGSMITTVTMDETAFMPAPQRFEAGTQPVAEVAAFATAIGYLTEVGLDNVLEHEKELARVLLDGIGQIPGIRILGEAEDRIGTVAFDVDGVHAHDVGQYLDSQGIAVRVGHHCAQPLHRRFGVTASTRASTYLYNNVEDCTRFLSALAEVRPFFGAA, translated from the coding sequence ATGTTCTCACGTCTGAGGGGCGACTTCCCGATCCTCGATGTGAGGGTCGGGGAGTCGCCGCTGTCGTATCTCGACTCGGGCGCGACATCGCAGAAGCCGCAGTGCGTCATCGACACCTTCGTCGAGTACTTCCAGCAGCGCAACGCCGCCGTCCACCGGGGCGCACACTCCCTGGCCGTCGAGGCCACGGACGCCTTCGAGAACGGTCGGATCGCGGCTGCCGGACTCGTCGGCGGGACACCGGAGCAGGTGTGCTGGACGAAGAACGCCACCGAGGCGCTCAACATCGTGGCCCTCGGCATGGATCGGGCCAGCCACGGCTTCGGGGGAGACGACGCGGAGCGCTTCGCCCTCGTCCCCGGTGATTCGATCGTGGTGACCGAGATGGAGCATCACGCGAATCTCGTGCCGTGGCAGCAGCTGGCCGCCTCCACAGGAGCACAGCTGCGCTGGCTGCCGGTCACCGATTCCGGTGAACTCGATCTGACCGACCTCGACACGATCGTCGACGAATCGACGAAGGTGCTCGCGTTCACGCACGTCTCCAACGTCCTCGGCACGATCAACCCGGTCGACCGCCTCGTCGAACGGGCCCGCGCCGTCGGAGCCTACGTCGTGCTCGACGCCTGCCAGTCCGTACCGCATATGCCCGTGGACTTCGTCGACCTCGACGTCGACTTCGCCGCCTTCTCCGCCCACAAGGCTCTCGGCCCCACCGGTCTGGGTGCGCTGTGGGGCAAGGCGGAGCTGCTCGACGCTCTGCCGCCGGTGCTCACGGGCGGATCCATGATCACCACGGTGACCATGGACGAGACCGCGTTCATGCCCGCTCCGCAGCGGTTCGAGGCCGGCACGCAGCCGGTCGCCGAGGTGGCGGCATTCGCGACAGCGATCGGCTACCTCACCGAGGTGGGGCTGGACAATGTTCTCGAACATGAGAAGGAGCTCGCCCGAGTCCTCCTCGACGGGATCGGCCAGATCCCCGGAATCCGCATCCTCGGCGAGGCCGAAGACCGGATCGGGACGGTGGCCTTCGACGTCGACGGCGTGCACGCCCACGACGTCGGACAGTATCTCGACTCGCAGGGCATCGCCGTGCGGGTGGGCCACCACTGCGCTCAGCCGCTGCACCGCCGCTTCGGGGTCACCGCCTCGACGCGGGCGAGCACGTATCTGTACAACAACGTCGAAGACTGCACCCGCTTCCTTTCTGCTCTGGCGGAAGTGCGGCCCTTCTTCGGAGCCGCATGA
- the serB gene encoding phosphoserine phosphatase SerB has translation MNETPEATASQIPVQLLVMDVDSTFINEEVIDLIAAHAGVGDQVADITERAMAGELDFAESLAERVALLTGLPETVLDEVREQITLTEGAADLVSAVHASGGQVALVSGGFTAIIAPVAAQLGITDVFANGLDIHDGLLTGRTNGRVIDPSAKAEIFEDLLAAGGYDRAASVAVGDGANDIGMIEAAGLGVAFCAKPALVAAADASVETRDLRAVIDLVAARADV, from the coding sequence GTGAATGAGACGCCTGAGGCCACAGCCTCCCAGATCCCCGTCCAACTGCTCGTCATGGACGTCGATTCGACGTTCATCAACGAAGAGGTCATCGACCTCATCGCCGCCCATGCCGGGGTCGGAGACCAGGTCGCCGACATCACCGAACGCGCCATGGCCGGTGAGCTCGACTTCGCCGAATCCCTGGCCGAACGGGTCGCCCTGCTCACCGGGCTGCCGGAGACCGTGCTCGATGAGGTGCGGGAGCAGATCACCCTCACCGAGGGAGCCGCCGACCTGGTCTCGGCCGTGCACGCCTCAGGTGGCCAGGTGGCGCTGGTGTCGGGCGGCTTCACCGCCATCATCGCTCCCGTCGCCGCACAGTTGGGCATCACCGACGTCTTCGCCAACGGACTCGACATCCATGACGGGCTGCTGACCGGGCGGACGAACGGCCGTGTCATCGACCCGAGCGCCAAGGCCGAGATCTTCGAGGACCTGCTCGCTGCCGGCGGATACGATCGTGCCGCCTCGGTGGCGGTCGGGGACGGCGCCAATGACATCGGCATGATCGAGGCCGCTGGTCTCGGAGTCGCCTTCTGTGCGAAGCCGGCTCTCGTCGCCGCAGCGGACGCGTCCGTGGAGACACGTGACCTGCGTGCCGTGATCGACCTTGTCGCTGCCCGTGCAGACGTGTGA
- the sufU gene encoding Fe-S cluster assembly sulfur transfer protein SufU, translating to MSTQMQQLYQQVILDQSRARIGNTELLRDAAESPHGHSHQVNPTCGDEIELETELRDDGTIAVRWTGDGCSISMASASVLSELAADSSVSQMLEIEGAFHELMHSRGTMDADESILGDAAAFTGVSKFPARIKCALLAWMAFKDALNQAQAAREEKHNA from the coding sequence ATGAGCACACAGATGCAGCAGCTCTACCAGCAGGTCATCCTCGACCAGTCGCGGGCACGCATCGGCAACACCGAACTGCTCCGTGACGCAGCAGAGTCACCGCACGGACATTCGCATCAGGTGAACCCCACGTGCGGCGATGAGATCGAACTCGAAACCGAACTGCGTGATGACGGCACGATCGCGGTGCGGTGGACCGGAGACGGCTGTTCGATCTCGATGGCCTCGGCCTCAGTGCTGTCCGAACTGGCCGCCGATTCCTCCGTGTCGCAGATGCTCGAGATCGAAGGCGCGTTCCACGAACTCATGCATTCCCGTGGGACAATGGACGCGGATGAGTCGATTCTCGGGGACGCCGCGGCGTTCACCGGAGTGTCGAAGTTCCCGGCCAGGATCAAATGCGCTCTCCTGGCATGGATGGCGTTCAAGGACGCACTCAACCAAGCACAAGCAGCTCGTGAGGAGAAACACAATGCCTGA
- a CDS encoding ABC-F family ATP-binding cassette domain-containing protein, giving the protein MIQASGLEVAVGARTLMSEVSFRVDKGDRVGLVGRNGAGKTTLTKVIMGGHPAQSGSVSISGTVGYLPQDPRSGDLTATGMERILSVRDLDVLVKRLRKAERQMASPDEKVATKAIDRYPRIEAEFIAAGGYAAESEAFAIAANLGLDEALISQEIGTLSGGQRRRVELARILFSAPDTMILDEPTNHLDAESVLWLRDHLKAYSGGLIIISHDLDLIDEVVNKVFFLDATRQTIDIYSMGYRLYLKQREDDERRRRRERANAEKKAAALNAQANKMMAKATKTVAAQQMAKRADRLLAGLEDERATEKVANLRFPAPADCGRVPLTAEGLSRSFGSTEVFTGVDLAIDKGTRVVVLGYNGAGKTTLLRLLAGLDEPDSGEVVPGHGLKLGYYAQEHETLDLERTVLENMSRNSPHLDDTAVRNVLGSFLFSGDDVHKPAGVLSGGEKTRLALATLVVSSANVLLLDEPTNNLDPASREEILSAIRRYEGAIVLVTHDEGAVSALDPDRVLLLPDGDEDLWNDTYLDLVTLA; this is encoded by the coding sequence ATGATTCAGGCCTCCGGCCTCGAAGTCGCCGTCGGCGCCCGCACACTCATGTCCGAAGTGTCCTTCCGCGTCGACAAGGGCGACCGTGTCGGTCTCGTCGGCCGCAACGGCGCCGGCAAGACGACCCTGACCAAGGTGATCATGGGCGGACACCCGGCTCAATCCGGATCCGTGTCGATCTCCGGCACCGTCGGCTATCTGCCGCAGGATCCGCGCAGCGGTGACCTCACCGCCACCGGAATGGAACGCATCCTCTCGGTGCGCGACCTCGATGTCCTCGTCAAGCGTCTGCGCAAGGCCGAACGGCAGATGGCCTCTCCGGACGAGAAGGTGGCGACGAAGGCCATCGACCGGTACCCGCGCATCGAAGCCGAGTTCATCGCCGCCGGCGGCTATGCAGCCGAGTCCGAAGCCTTCGCCATCGCCGCGAACCTCGGCCTCGACGAGGCACTGATCAGCCAGGAGATCGGGACGCTGTCCGGCGGTCAGCGCCGGCGTGTGGAACTCGCCCGGATCCTGTTCTCGGCTCCGGACACGATGATCCTCGACGAGCCGACGAACCACCTCGACGCGGAATCCGTGCTGTGGCTGCGCGACCATCTCAAGGCCTACTCCGGTGGTCTGATCATCATCAGCCACGACCTCGACCTCATCGACGAGGTGGTCAACAAGGTCTTCTTCCTCGATGCCACGCGTCAGACCATCGACATCTATTCGATGGGCTACCGGCTCTACCTCAAACAGCGTGAGGACGATGAGCGGCGTCGCCGCCGCGAACGTGCCAATGCCGAGAAGAAGGCTGCGGCGCTCAACGCCCAGGCGAACAAGATGATGGCGAAGGCGACGAAGACGGTCGCCGCCCAGCAGATGGCCAAGCGCGCCGACCGACTGCTCGCCGGGCTCGAGGACGAACGCGCCACGGAGAAGGTTGCGAATCTGCGCTTCCCCGCCCCGGCCGACTGCGGTCGTGTGCCGCTGACGGCCGAGGGACTCTCCCGCAGCTTCGGCTCGACCGAGGTGTTCACCGGTGTCGACCTCGCAATCGACAAGGGCACACGAGTCGTCGTACTCGGCTACAACGGGGCCGGCAAGACGACTCTGCTGCGACTGCTCGCCGGACTCGACGAACCCGATTCCGGAGAGGTCGTGCCGGGACACGGTCTCAAGCTCGGATACTACGCGCAGGAGCACGAGACTCTCGACCTCGAGCGCACCGTTCTGGAGAACATGTCGAGGAACTCCCCGCATCTCGATGACACCGCGGTGCGCAATGTGCTCGGATCGTTCCTGTTCAGCGGTGACGATGTGCACAAGCCTGCCGGAGTACTCTCCGGTGGAGAGAAGACACGTCTGGCGCTGGCCACTCTTGTCGTCTCGAGTGCGAACGTGCTGCTGCTCGACGAGCCGACGAACAACCTCGATCCCGCCTCCCGTGAGGAGATCCTCTCGGCGATCCGCCGCTACGAAGGTGCGATCGTGCTCGTCACCCACGATGAAGGTGCGGTGTCCGCGCTCGATCCCGACCGCGTGCTCTTGCTGCCCGACGGCGACGAGGATCTGTGGAACGACACGTACCTCGACCTCGTCACGCTCGCCTGA
- the sufC gene encoding Fe-S cluster assembly ATPase SufC, producing MSTLTIEDLHVGVNTDTGLKPILNGINLVINTNETHAIMGPNGSGKSTLAYALAGHPKYEVTSGSVTLDGEDVLEMSVDERAKAGLFLAMQYPVEVPGVTVTNFLRSAKTAIDGEAPKLRNWTKDLKQAMENLRVDPAFASRNVNEGFSGGEKKRHEILQLEMLKPKFAVLDETDSGLDVDALRIVSEGVNRVKDATDVGIMLITHYTRILNYIKPDHVHVIIEGKVAEEGGPELAERLENEGYDRFFQKA from the coding sequence ATGTCCACTCTCACAATCGAAGACCTGCACGTCGGTGTCAACACCGATACCGGTCTCAAGCCCATCCTCAACGGCATCAACCTCGTCATCAACACGAACGAGACCCACGCCATCATGGGCCCCAACGGCTCCGGCAAGTCGACCCTGGCCTACGCGCTGGCCGGCCACCCCAAGTACGAAGTGACCTCCGGTTCGGTCACCCTCGACGGTGAGGACGTCCTCGAGATGTCCGTCGACGAGCGTGCCAAGGCCGGACTGTTCCTGGCCATGCAGTATCCCGTCGAGGTTCCCGGCGTGACCGTGACGAACTTCCTCCGTTCGGCCAAGACCGCCATCGACGGTGAAGCTCCGAAGCTGCGCAATTGGACCAAGGACCTCAAGCAGGCCATGGAGAACCTCCGCGTCGATCCCGCCTTCGCTTCGCGCAACGTCAACGAAGGCTTCTCCGGTGGCGAGAAGAAGCGTCACGAGATCCTGCAGCTCGAGATGCTGAAGCCGAAGTTCGCCGTCCTCGACGAGACCGACTCCGGCCTCGACGTCGACGCGCTGCGCATCGTGTCCGAAGGCGTCAACCGCGTCAAGGACGCCACCGACGTCGGCATCATGCTCATCACCCACTACACGCGCATCCTCAACTACATCAAGCCCGATCACGTCCACGTGATCATCGAGGGCAAGGTGGCCGAGGAAGGCGGACCGGAACTGGCCGAACGCCTCGAGAACGAAGGCTACGACCGCTTCTTCCAGAAGGCCTGA
- a CDS encoding metal-sulfur cluster assembly factor, whose product MPEVIDAPQNASVDEVREAMMDVVDPELGVNIVDLGLVYGLSVEDDGTAVIEMTLTSAACPLTDVIEDQTAQSLEGIVPAYRINWVWMPPWGPEKITEDGREQMRALGFNI is encoded by the coding sequence ATGCCTGAAGTCATTGACGCACCGCAGAATGCCAGCGTCGACGAAGTGCGCGAGGCGATGATGGACGTCGTCGATCCCGAGCTCGGTGTCAACATCGTCGACCTCGGCCTCGTGTACGGACTCTCGGTCGAAGACGACGGCACCGCCGTGATCGAGATGACCCTGACCTCGGCGGCCTGCCCGCTGACCGACGTCATCGAGGACCAGACCGCACAGTCGCTCGAGGGGATCGTGCCGGCCTACCGGATCAACTGGGTCTGGATGCCGCCATGGGGTCCGGAGAAGATCACCGAGGACGGCCGCGAACAGATGCGCGCCCTCGGATTCAACATCTGA
- a CDS encoding sulfite exporter TauE/SafE family protein — protein MEFLANLSLEPWQILLVIVAGIAAGGINAVVGSGTLITFPALVAFGVPPVVSTMSNAVGLIPGNIASSFGYREELRGQWKRILGFVPASLLGSLTGAYLLLHLPEDAFETIVPVLLVVALIMVVGQPYLSRYLKSRSLRRAEAAGVEHRAASAGDRLSTGRYIAVLTVVFLTAIYGGYFAAAQGIILIALLGLLLPDDLQRLNGLKNVLVLVVNTVSASTYIIVGHDRINWIAVICIAIGSLIGGYFGARIGRKFSPVLLRTVIVALGLVAIWRILTL, from the coding sequence ATGGAGTTCCTGGCGAACCTGAGCCTCGAACCGTGGCAGATCCTCCTGGTCATCGTCGCCGGAATCGCGGCAGGTGGCATCAACGCCGTCGTCGGCTCCGGAACGCTCATCACCTTCCCGGCGCTCGTCGCCTTCGGAGTGCCGCCGGTGGTGTCGACGATGAGCAACGCAGTCGGGCTCATCCCCGGCAACATCGCTTCGTCGTTCGGGTACCGTGAAGAGCTGCGCGGACAGTGGAAGCGGATCCTCGGATTCGTTCCCGCCTCTCTGCTCGGGTCGCTGACCGGGGCGTATCTGCTGCTGCACCTGCCCGAGGATGCCTTCGAGACGATCGTGCCGGTCCTCCTCGTCGTGGCTCTGATCATGGTCGTGGGGCAGCCGTACCTCTCCCGCTACCTGAAGAGCCGGTCCCTGCGCCGTGCCGAGGCCGCCGGGGTCGAACATCGGGCTGCCTCGGCGGGGGATCGCCTGTCCACCGGCCGGTACATCGCCGTGCTCACCGTCGTCTTCCTCACCGCAATCTACGGCGGTTACTTCGCGGCCGCCCAGGGCATCATCCTCATCGCCCTGCTCGGTCTGCTGCTGCCCGATGATCTGCAGCGACTCAATGGGCTGAAGAACGTCCTCGTCCTCGTCGTCAATACGGTTTCGGCGAGCACGTACATCATCGTCGGCCACGACCGCATCAACTGGATCGCCGTCATCTGCATCGCCATCGGCTCCCTCATCGGCGGGTACTTCGGGGCCCGTATCGGGCGGAAGTTCTCACCCGTGCTGCTGCGCACCGTCATCGTGGCCCTCGGCCTCGTGGCGATCTGGAGGATCCTCACACTGTGA
- a CDS encoding beta-ketoacyl-ACP reductase has protein sequence MSEPRTVLVTGGNRGIGRTIAEEFLAQGDKVAVTSRNGQAPEGALAVAADVTDSESIDRAFTEIEEKLGPVEVVVANAGITADNLLMRMNDDEFESVIDTNLTGAFRTVKRGITGMIRAKRGRIVLISSVSGLYGVPGQANYSASKAGLVGFARSITREVGSRGITANVVAPGFIRTDMTDELSEKQRSEYLSTIPAKRFAEADEVAKVVRWVASDEAAYISGAVIPVDGGLGMGH, from the coding sequence GTGTCAGAACCACGCACAGTCCTCGTCACCGGCGGCAATCGCGGAATCGGCCGCACCATCGCCGAGGAGTTCCTCGCCCAAGGGGACAAGGTGGCCGTCACCTCCCGCAACGGTCAGGCCCCGGAGGGTGCTCTTGCCGTGGCCGCCGATGTCACCGACAGCGAATCGATCGATCGGGCGTTCACCGAGATCGAGGAGAAGCTCGGCCCCGTCGAGGTCGTCGTGGCCAATGCCGGAATCACCGCCGACAATCTGCTCATGCGGATGAACGATGACGAATTCGAATCCGTCATCGACACGAATCTCACCGGTGCCTTCCGCACCGTCAAGCGCGGAATCACCGGGATGATCCGCGCGAAGAGGGGCCGCATCGTCCTCATCTCGTCGGTGTCGGGACTCTACGGCGTCCCCGGCCAGGCGAACTACTCGGCGTCGAAGGCCGGTCTCGTCGGCTTCGCCCGCTCCATCACCCGCGAGGTCGGCTCCCGCGGAATCACCGCGAATGTCGTCGCCCCCGGCTTCATCCGCACGGATATGACCGATGAGCTCAGCGAGAAGCAGCGATCAGAGTACCTGTCGACGATTCCGGCCAAACGCTTCGCCGAGGCCGACGAGGTCGCCAAGGTCGTCCGCTGGGTGGCCTCCGATGAAGCCGCGTACATCTCCGGTGCCGTCATCCCCGTCGACGGCGGACTGGGAATGGGCCACTGA
- a CDS encoding DUF3099 domain-containing protein, which translates to MVRHAQQITTADTALDDDMRSRIIKYSITMGIRTVCFVAAYFAFVADLHILMWICVAGAVVLPYPAVIFANAGRERTSDDRSALLEPAPLAELPPARGETISGDTLDGETVEEETVDDADPGGGADPRGGDPDGTDPDATDSGADHQHETIRGETVPGETIPGETVQGETVDDNDDDRRDQV; encoded by the coding sequence ATGGTCAGGCACGCTCAGCAGATCACAACGGCAGACACCGCCCTTGATGACGATATGCGGTCTCGGATCATCAAGTATTCGATCACCATGGGCATCAGGACGGTCTGCTTCGTGGCCGCCTATTTCGCTTTCGTCGCCGATCTGCACATCCTCATGTGGATCTGCGTGGCAGGTGCCGTCGTCCTCCCCTACCCTGCGGTGATCTTCGCCAATGCGGGCCGCGAACGCACCAGCGATGATCGTTCCGCACTGCTCGAACCGGCCCCGCTGGCGGAGCTGCCGCCGGCGCGCGGTGAGACGATCTCCGGCGACACCCTCGACGGGGAGACCGTCGAAGAGGAAACAGTCGACGACGCAGATCCCGGAGGCGGCGCAGATCCCCGAGGCGGCGACCCGGACGGGACCGACCCCGACGCGACCGATTCAGGCGCGGATCACCAGCACGAAACGATCCGGGGCGAGACGGTCCCGGGAGAGACCATCCCGGGAGAAACCGTCCAAGGTGAGACCGTCGACGACAACGACGACGACAGGAGGGACCAGGTTTGA
- the fabI gene encoding enoyl-ACP reductase FabI: MGILDGKRILVTGVLTEASIAFAAARIAQEQGAEVILSSFGRQMKITQVIAERLPQTPQVIELDATNEEDLNALPERLGGNIDGIVHAIAFAPKDALGGVFLDTPWDSVSAAIHVSAYSLKAIAVAAKPVLNKGAGIVGLTFDATISWPVYDWMGVAKAAFESTARYLAKYVGEDGVRVNLVSAGPLKTTAATSIPGFGTLEDMWGDRAPLGWDQTDTTPAGKAIVALLSDWFPATTGEMIHVDGGFHSTGA; the protein is encoded by the coding sequence ATGGGAATTCTTGACGGAAAGCGCATTCTCGTCACCGGCGTGCTCACCGAGGCTTCGATCGCCTTCGCCGCTGCTCGCATCGCACAGGAGCAGGGAGCCGAGGTCATCCTCTCGAGCTTCGGCCGCCAGATGAAGATCACTCAGGTGATCGCCGAACGTCTGCCGCAGACCCCGCAGGTCATCGAACTCGACGCCACGAACGAAGAGGATCTGAACGCCCTGCCCGAGCGCCTCGGCGGCAACATCGACGGAATCGTCCACGCCATCGCCTTCGCACCGAAGGACGCCCTCGGCGGAGTCTTCCTCGACACCCCGTGGGACTCCGTGTCCGCGGCCATCCACGTCTCCGCCTACTCGCTCAAGGCCATCGCCGTGGCCGCGAAGCCCGTGCTCAACAAGGGCGCCGGAATCGTCGGGCTGACCTTCGATGCGACCATCTCCTGGCCTGTCTACGACTGGATGGGTGTGGCCAAGGCCGCCTTCGAATCGACCGCCCGCTACCTCGCCAAGTACGTCGGCGAAGACGGCGTGCGCGTCAACCTCGTCTCGGCCGGACCGCTGAAGACCACCGCCGCCACCTCCATCCCCGGTTTCGGAACGCTCGAAGACATGTGGGGCGACCGCGCACCCCTGGGCTGGGATCAGACGGACACCACCCCTGCCGGCAAGGCCATCGTCGCCCTGCTCTCCGACTGGTTCCCCGCCACCACCGGCGAGATGATCCACGTCGACGGCGGATTCCACTCCACCGGAGCCTGA
- a CDS encoding ABC transporter ATP-binding protein: protein MSEVLNLDSVSVRRGTNFLLDDFSLTVAEGEHWAVLGPNGAGKTTLLELAAGRMHPTKGTVSILEEQLGRVDVFELRPRIGYASTILANRIPSSEAVLDTVLTAAYGVTGRWVEEYEQDDIDRARDLLAAFHITHLADRTFGTLSEGERKRVQIARALMTDPELLLLDEPASGLDFGGREELLGALSEILSSKWAPATIMVTHHVEEIPEGITHVLLLSEGTDLAAGPIEETLTAENLAATFGIDVKLTRDGQRYHARSAL from the coding sequence ATGAGTGAAGTCCTGAATCTGGATTCTGTGTCCGTGCGCCGGGGGACCAATTTCCTCCTCGACGATTTCTCGCTGACCGTCGCCGAAGGCGAGCACTGGGCGGTGCTCGGACCCAACGGTGCGGGCAAGACGACCCTGCTCGAACTCGCGGCCGGTCGCATGCATCCGACAAAGGGGACGGTCAGCATCCTCGAGGAGCAGCTCGGGCGCGTCGACGTGTTCGAACTGCGGCCGCGCATCGGCTATGCCTCGACGATTCTGGCCAACCGCATTCCCAGTTCCGAAGCGGTCCTCGACACCGTGCTCACCGCCGCCTACGGCGTCACCGGACGTTGGGTGGAGGAATACGAGCAGGACGACATCGACCGCGCCCGCGATCTGCTGGCCGCGTTCCACATCACGCACTTGGCTGATCGCACCTTCGGCACGCTGTCCGAGGGCGAGCGCAAGCGTGTGCAGATCGCGCGTGCACTCATGACCGACCCGGAGCTGCTGCTGCTCGACGAGCCGGCGTCCGGACTCGATTTCGGTGGGCGTGAGGAGCTGCTCGGTGCGCTCTCGGAGATTCTGTCGTCGAAGTGGGCGCCGGCCACGATCATGGTCACCCATCATGTCGAGGAGATCCCGGAGGGCATCACGCACGTGCTGCTGCTGTCCGAAGGCACCGATCTGGCCGCCGGTCCGATCGAGGAGACCCTGACGGCGGAGAACCTTGCGGCGACCTTCGGCATCGACGTCAAGCTCACCCGGGACGGTCAGCGCTACCACGCACGTTCCGCCCTCTGA
- a CDS encoding histidine phosphatase family protein, producing the protein MPVLILARHAKAEAHGPTDFERSLDAKGLAQAVEAGAEIAERWSPDVAIASAARRTVQTGQAVVEAVNRAHGGNLDEPGELTLSEDPSLYAGSVDDWLDAINSIPADAQCAYIVGHQPTVAEVVGHLNPEGGVPDTFRPSSIAVFDLESWDVEPGHFPAPQIRVFHGV; encoded by the coding sequence ATGCCTGTGCTCATCCTCGCCCGCCACGCCAAGGCGGAAGCGCATGGTCCCACCGACTTCGAACGGTCCCTGGATGCCAAGGGCCTGGCTCAGGCCGTCGAAGCCGGAGCCGAGATCGCCGAGCGCTGGTCACCCGATGTGGCCATCGCCTCGGCGGCCAGGCGCACCGTGCAGACCGGTCAGGCCGTTGTCGAAGCGGTCAACCGCGCTCATGGAGGTAACCTCGACGAACCGGGTGAGCTGACCCTGAGTGAGGATCCCTCGCTCTACGCCGGGTCCGTCGACGACTGGCTGGATGCGATCAATTCAATCCCCGCGGATGCGCAGTGCGCGTATATCGTGGGCCACCAGCCCACCGTCGCCGAGGTGGTCGGCCACCTCAATCCGGAAGGCGGGGTTCCCGATACGTTCCGTCCCTCCTCGATCGCGGTCTTCGACCTCGAGAGCTGGGACGTGGAGCCGGGGCACTTTCCTGCCCCGCAGATCCGGGTCTTCCACGGAGTCTGA